From Panicum hallii strain FIL2 chromosome 2, PHallii_v3.1, whole genome shotgun sequence, a single genomic window includes:
- the LOC112883161 gene encoding annexin D5-like codes for MASLTLPPAPPNPRQDAIDLHKAFKGFGCDSTAVINILTHRDSVQRGYIQQEYRNMYHEELSQRISSELSGNHKKAMLLWILDPAGRDATVLREALSGDTMDLRAATEIICSRTPSQLQIMKQTYLARFGTYLEHDIGHHTSGDHQKLLLAYVGIPRYEGPEVDPTIVTYDAKDLYKAGEKRLGTDEKTFIRIFTERSWAHIASVSSAYHHMYDRKLEKVIKSETSGNFAFALLTILRCAESPAKYFAKLLRKSMKGLGTDDKTLIRVVVTRTEIDMQYIKAEYFKKYKKPLAEAINSETSGNYRTFLLSLVGQGH; via the exons ATGGCCAGCCTcaccctgccgccggcgccccccaacCCGCGCCAGGACGCCATCGACCTCCACAAGGCCTTCAAAG GTTTTGGCTGTGACAGTACAGCTGTGATAAACATACTTACTCATCGCGATTCAGTGCAACGTGGATACATTCAACAGGAATACAGGAATATGTATCATGAGGAACTTTCCCAGCGTATTTCATCTGAACTCAGTGGAAACCACAAG AAAGCTATGTTGCTGTGGATTCTTGATCCTGCTGGACGTGATGCAACTGTTTTGAGAGAAGCTCTAAGTGGCGACACTATGGATCTAAGAGCAGCCACTGAGATAATATGTTCCAGGACACCATCTCAGTTGCAAATAATGAAACAAACTTATTTGGCAAGATTCGGTACTTATCTTGAGCACGACATTGGTCACCACACATCTGGCGATCACCAGAAG CTTTTACTTGCCTATGTGGGGATTCCACGCTATGAAGGTCCTGAGGTTGATCCTACTATAGTGACATATGATGCGAAGGACTTGTACAAAGCTGGTGAGAAAAGGCTGGGAACGGATGAAAAGACTTTCATCCGCATTTTCACTGAACGCAGTTGGGCACACATAGCATCTGTTTCTTCCGCTTACCATCATATGTATGACCGGAAATTAGAGAAG GTTATCAAGAGTGAAACATCTGGAAACTTTGCATTTGCACTTTTAACTATCCTCAGATGCGCAGAGAGTCCGGCAAAGTATTTTGCTAAG CTCCTACGAAAGTCCATGAAAGGTCTAGGCACTGATGACAAAACCCTTATAAGGGTTGTAGTGACAAGGACTGAGATTGATATGCAATATATCAAGGCAGAGTACTTCAAGAAGTATAAGAAGCCGTTAGCTGAGGCTATCAACTCTGAAACATCAGGAAACTATCGGACGTTCCTCCTCTCGCTTGTCGGTCAGGGCCACTAG
- the LOC112883145 gene encoding uncharacterized protein LOC112883145, whose translation MPGQRDQRKPWTVGSVHLPKHVHESRACVSFSHLTSERALDSIGARGIRAMDMGEPVDDGAAASSSSSSFSSLPGADEDAFQEPLRGHGARAPPAAGVGQRTLRRLWAAARAGAPRLRQACENAARDLVAWARQGGAARALLVVTVGSVALAALTGLLMVVVFVAAAATNAVAFSVLVPMTAAGGLLAVLLALLAAAYVCALSVAVFVISSTTIVTVIAITIATGWAAFFWVVWFGAIECLNLTTKRWTTGATIP comes from the exons ATGCCAGGTCAGCGCGATCAACGGAAACCGTGGACCGTTGGATCGGTCCATCTCCCAAAGCATGTCCACGAGTCCCGGGCATGCGTGTCCTTCTCCCATCTGACGTCCGAGCGCGCGCTTGACTCGATCGGCGCGCGGGGCATCCGTGCCATGGACATGGGCGAACCCGTCGACGACGGCGCtgccgcttcctcttcttcctcctccttctcgTCGCTGCCCGGCGCCGACGAGGATGCGTTCCAGGAACCCCTTCGCGGCCACGGAGCGCGCGCTCCACCAGCCGCCGGCGTCGGCCAACGGACACTGCGGCGGCTCtgggcggccgcgcgcgccggcgcACCAAGGCTGCGCCAGGCGTGCGAGAACGCGGCGCGGGACCTCGTCGCGTGGGCCAGgcagggcggcgcggcccgCGCTCTCCTCGTCGTGACG GTTGGATCCGTGGCGCTCGCGGCGCTAACCGGCCTCCTGATGGTCGTCGTCTTCGTGGCCGCGGCGGCCACGAACGCCGTCGCGTTCTCCGTCCTGGTGCCCATGACCGCCGCCGGGGGACTCCTGGCCGTGCTGCTTGCTCTCCTGGCTGCGGCGTATGTCTGCGCTCTGTCGGTTGCCGTCTTTGTCATCTCTTCCACGACCATCGTAACAGTCATCGCCATCACGATCGCAACTG GTTGGGCGGCATTCTTCTGGGTTGTTTGGTTTGGCGCCATAGAATGCCTGAACCTGACGACCAAACGGTGGACGACCGGCGCGACGATCCCGTGA
- the LOC112881072 gene encoding uncharacterized protein LOC112881072, whose protein sequence is MGSAAADTEGGGGAEAAAVTTAMATCACCGIAEECTARYVARVAAQFGGAWVCGLCAEAIKDEAARRGVGLEDAARAHAEFVGRAAGAARSGTSPQVAQALLQLLKRLLAAAPGAAVLPRAAPPAAHDLGV, encoded by the coding sequence ATGGGATCGGCGGCGGCAGACACggagggcggcggtggcgccgaggcggcggcggtgacgacGGCCATGGCGACGTGCGCGTGCTGCGGCATCGCCGAGGAGTGCACGGCGCGCTACGTGGCCCGGGTGGCCGCGCAGTTCGGCGGGGCGTGGGTGTGCGGCCTGTGCGCGGAGGCCATCAAGGACGAGGCAGCGCGCCGGGGCGTCGGGCTGGAggacgccgcgcgcgcgcacgccgaGTTCGTCGGgagagcggcgggcgcggcgaggTCCGGAACCTCCCCGCAGGTCGCGCAGGCCCTGCTCCAGCTGCTCAAGAGGTTGCTAGCCGCCGCGCCTGGCGCCGCCGTTctgccgcgtgccgcgccgccggcggcaCATGACCTGGGCGTGTAG